The following proteins come from a genomic window of Ferrovibrio sp. MS7:
- a CDS encoding YcjF family protein — protein MDNANEQTQAEAVAAEAASTDAPGFAADAPKSRQERAETMVKDHMLVSIGVGVLPFPLLDIAAGLASQVMLVKRLCGVYEVPFKESTARAVVMSLAGSLSSTGIALVAGLSVAKFIPGAGTAAGLIALPVANAAMTYAIGKVFIGHFEMGGTLVDFSPKSNGAYFRDLYARGKACATELFKRKPKSADEVVIDADPAPQPQAA, from the coding sequence ATGGATAATGCAAACGAGCAGACCCAGGCCGAGGCCGTAGCCGCCGAAGCCGCCAGCACCGACGCCCCCGGCTTTGCCGCCGATGCGCCGAAGAGCCGCCAGGAGCGCGCCGAGACTATGGTGAAGGACCACATGCTGGTCTCCATCGGCGTCGGTGTGCTGCCCTTCCCGCTGCTCGATATCGCCGCCGGCCTGGCCTCGCAGGTGATGCTGGTCAAGCGCCTCTGTGGTGTCTATGAGGTGCCGTTCAAGGAGAGCACCGCGCGCGCCGTGGTGATGAGCCTCGCCGGTTCGCTCAGCTCCACCGGCATCGCCCTCGTTGCCGGCCTCAGCGTGGCCAAGTTCATTCCCGGCGCCGGCACGGCGGCAGGTCTGATCGCGCTGCCGGTGGCCAATGCGGCGATGACCTATGCCATCGGCAAGGTCTTCATCGGCCATTTCGAAATGGGCGGCACGCTGGTGGATTTCAGCCCGAAATCCAACGGCGCCTATTTCCGTGACCTCTATGCCCGCGGCAAGGCCTGCGCCACCGAATTGTTCAAGCGCAAGCCGAAATCCGCCGACGAGGTGGTGATCGACGCCGACCCGGCGCCGCAGCCCCAAGCTGCCTAA
- a CDS encoding prohibitin family protein: MSDQGTNPAPPAGDSGNGGRKDGRRNPDIPFVRRSVFVYPVAILVVFGFIVMALARSIFVLVLPGEVGVLYSLFFGGTQTLKVYGEGLVVKLPWNRFFTYDTRLQALRQPLYALSQEGMSVQVELSVFFRASPKLAGRLHKELGPQYINRVISPLVISTVREMISHHRSHELYTVGFDYLQNEIEKELKANPISEMIEFTDVLISRLDLPPVVLRAIEYKLEQEQIAKAYEYVLQSQRAEAERKRIEAIGIQNFYSIVSSALTPPLLTWRGIEATVEIARAPNSKVVVVGSGKDQLPIILGGEIGQLPQQPPPPVPPVSPDSNQNQLDRQMSLPRLFPPQTDPTQAMPQQGMPPGSNSGATSLLSGNSYNPGAPTPQATMPAPMPQNPQAYLPQVPTSQNYVPPITSAPPPAPPGIQPIAPLQPQQPPPRR; encoded by the coding sequence ATGAGCGACCAGGGCACCAATCCGGCGCCGCCCGCCGGCGATAGCGGCAATGGCGGGCGCAAAGATGGGCGCCGCAACCCGGACATCCCGTTCGTGCGGCGCAGCGTCTTCGTCTATCCGGTCGCCATTCTGGTGGTGTTCGGCTTCATCGTCATGGCGCTGGCGCGCTCGATTTTCGTACTGGTGCTGCCCGGCGAAGTCGGCGTGCTCTATTCGCTGTTCTTCGGCGGTACGCAGACGCTCAAGGTCTATGGCGAAGGCCTGGTGGTGAAGCTGCCCTGGAACCGCTTCTTCACCTATGACACGCGCCTGCAGGCGTTGCGCCAGCCGCTCTATGCGCTAAGCCAGGAAGGCATGTCGGTACAGGTCGAGTTGTCGGTGTTCTTCCGCGCCAGCCCGAAGCTCGCCGGCCGCCTGCACAAGGAATTGGGCCCGCAATATATCAATCGCGTGATTTCGCCGCTGGTGATCTCGACCGTGCGCGAAATGATCTCGCATCACCGATCGCACGAACTCTACACCGTCGGCTTCGACTATCTGCAGAATGAAATCGAGAAGGAGCTGAAGGCCAATCCGATCTCGGAGATGATCGAATTCACCGATGTGCTGATCTCGCGCCTCGATTTGCCGCCAGTGGTGCTGCGCGCCATCGAGTACAAGCTGGAGCAAGAGCAGATCGCCAAGGCCTATGAATATGTGCTGCAAAGCCAGCGCGCCGAGGCCGAGCGCAAGCGCATCGAGGCCATCGGCATTCAGAATTTCTATTCCATCGTGTCGTCGGCATTGACGCCGCCGCTGCTCACCTGGCGCGGCATCGAGGCGACGGTGGAAATAGCGCGCGCGCCGAATTCCAAGGTGGTGGTGGTGGGCAGCGGCAAGGACCAGCTCCCCATCATCCTCGGCGGCGAGATCGGGCAATTGCCGCAGCAGCCGCCGCCGCCGGTGCCGCCGGTGAGTCCGGACAGCAACCAGAACCAGCTTGACCGTCAGATGAGTCTGCCGCGCCTGTTCCCGCCGCAGACCGATCCGACCCAGGCGATGCCGCAACAGGGCATGCCGCCGGGCAGCAACAGCGGTGCCACGTCGCTGCTCTCGGGCAACAGCTACAATCCCGGCGCACCCACGCCGCAGGCAACCATGCCGGCGCCAATGCCGCAGAATCCGCAAGCCTATCTGCCGCAGGTGCCGACGTCGCAGAATTATGTGCCGCCGATCACCTCGGCGCCGCCGCCTGCACCGCCTGGTATTCAGCCGATCGCGCCGTTGCAGCCGCAACAGCCGCCGCCGCGCCGCTGA
- a CDS encoding cyclic peptide export ABC transporter has translation MEFVKVVHDAILSSGRRAYVYLTLASLGTFAISVLVNSVTDYDPAHGPDYELLVAFILVCAVTVVSRGETTRIMNAVGEGLAHHMRQQYARLLRRADFAEVERIGKDTIYTTLARNAQVLAESPAVLAQGVASVGAFILATLYIAYLSLLAAAAIAVLIFVVYLASQFRKEHTQDDLAAGQKAEQEFFETFSHYLHGLKEARMDPDRGDDLFENFLTARANRARELRLKALDSMIAFGVVVFGSFYLLLGTVTFITPQYVETASIAMKIVYTSSVMWLLIESLLRIMPTVARGNAAFTELRKLEVKLRAVQRPDPQTQLPLPKLRSLELRGIAYTYPPQEEDGQPFAIGPCDLLLKPGEATFLVGGNGSGKTTLLRNLCLLYRPQAGAVLWNGVPVTDETVADYRRRISAVFADFHLFDRIYGNRDIDPARVAAMLERVQLNAKTRYVNGHFTTLDLSTGQRKRLALALALLENRDIYLFDEIAADQDPNFRRRIYEEFIPELKARGKAVLAITHDERYFGTADAIYFMDEGQLSRRST, from the coding sequence ATGGAATTCGTCAAGGTTGTGCATGATGCCATTCTGTCGAGTGGCCGCCGCGCCTATGTCTACCTGACATTGGCGAGCCTTGGCACGTTCGCGATCTCCGTCCTGGTCAACTCGGTGACCGACTACGATCCGGCCCATGGGCCGGATTACGAGCTGCTGGTGGCCTTCATCCTGGTCTGCGCCGTCACTGTGGTATCGCGCGGCGAAACCACCCGGATCATGAACGCGGTGGGCGAGGGTCTGGCGCATCACATGCGCCAGCAATATGCCCGGCTGCTGCGGCGGGCGGATTTCGCCGAGGTCGAGCGCATCGGCAAGGACACCATCTACACCACGCTGGCGCGCAACGCCCAGGTGCTGGCGGAAAGCCCGGCCGTGCTGGCCCAGGGCGTCGCCTCGGTCGGCGCCTTCATCCTGGCGACGCTCTATATCGCCTATCTCTCGCTGCTGGCGGCGGCGGCCATCGCGGTGCTGATCTTCGTCGTCTACCTCGCCAGCCAGTTCCGCAAGGAGCATACCCAGGACGACCTCGCCGCCGGCCAGAAGGCGGAACAGGAATTCTTCGAGACCTTCAGCCATTACCTGCATGGCCTGAAGGAAGCGCGCATGGATCCCGACCGCGGCGACGACCTGTTCGAGAATTTCCTCACCGCGCGCGCCAACCGTGCCCGCGAATTGCGGCTCAAGGCACTCGACTCGATGATCGCCTTTGGCGTCGTGGTGTTCGGCAGCTTCTACCTGCTGCTCGGCACCGTCACCTTCATCACGCCGCAATATGTCGAGACCGCCTCGATTGCGATGAAGATCGTCTACACCTCGTCGGTGATGTGGCTGCTGATCGAAAGCCTGCTGCGCATCATGCCCACCGTGGCGCGCGGCAATGCCGCCTTCACGGAATTGCGCAAGCTGGAAGTAAAGCTGCGCGCGGTGCAGCGGCCGGATCCGCAGACGCAGTTGCCGCTGCCGAAACTGCGCAGCCTGGAACTGCGCGGCATCGCCTATACCTATCCGCCGCAGGAAGAGGACGGCCAGCCCTTCGCCATCGGCCCCTGCGACCTGCTGCTGAAGCCGGGCGAAGCCACCTTCCTGGTCGGCGGCAATGGCTCGGGCAAGACCACGCTGCTGCGCAATCTCTGCCTGCTCTACCGGCCGCAGGCCGGTGCCGTGCTGTGGAACGGCGTGCCGGTGACGGATGAGACGGTGGCCGATTACCGCCGCCGCATCTCGGCGGTGTTCGCCGACTTCCACCTGTTCGACCGCATCTACGGCAACCGCGACATCGATCCCGCCCGCGTCGCCGCGATGCTCGAGCGCGTGCAGCTCAATGCCAAGACGCGCTACGTCAATGGCCACTTCACCACGCTGGATCTCTCCACCGGCCAGCGCAAGCGCCTGGCATTGGCGCTGGCGCTGCTGGAGAACCGCGACATCTACCTGTTCGACGAAATCGCCGCCGACCAGGATCCGAATTTCCGCCGCCGCATCTACGAGGAATTCATCCCCGAGTTGAAGGCGCGCGGCAAGGCTGTGCTCGCCATCACCCATGACGAACGCTATTTCGGCACTGCCGATGCGATCTATTTCATGGATGAAGGGCAGCTATCGCGGAGGAGCACATGA
- a CDS encoding GntR family transcriptional regulator, whose amino-acid sequence MSPATLPTERTTALALAAALRGQLSAGRWAPGAALRQAELAAEFGVSRIPVREALNQLQAEGLVVIEPNRGAFVPRHSPEDVDEIFDLRLALESDALRRAVPNHAPATIRRLEAIQRELDHATLPADWLRHDRDFHEALYAPCGRRRTLDLIAGLRRAVERVYAARLSPDSRRGGWNDEHQGLIEALRNGDAERAVQLLQTHLEQTRRLALSSLAGNSLENTAP is encoded by the coding sequence ATGTCACCCGCTACCCTGCCGACAGAACGCACCACTGCCCTGGCGCTCGCCGCCGCCTTGCGCGGACAGTTGAGCGCCGGCCGCTGGGCGCCGGGTGCGGCCTTGCGCCAGGCCGAGCTGGCCGCTGAATTCGGCGTCAGCCGCATCCCGGTGCGCGAGGCGCTGAACCAGTTGCAGGCGGAAGGCCTGGTGGTGATTGAACCCAATCGCGGCGCCTTCGTGCCACGCCATTCGCCAGAGGATGTGGACGAGATTTTCGACCTGCGCCTGGCCCTGGAAAGCGATGCCCTGCGCCGCGCGGTGCCCAATCACGCGCCGGCGACGATCCGCCGGCTGGAGGCGATTCAACGCGAACTCGACCATGCCACCCTGCCGGCCGACTGGCTGCGCCATGACCGCGACTTCCACGAGGCGCTCTATGCCCCCTGCGGCCGGCGCCGCACGCTCGACCTGATCGCCGGCCTGCGCCGCGCGGTGGAGCGGGTCTATGCCGCCAGGCTTTCGCCGGACTCACGGCGCGGCGGCTGGAATGACGAGCATCAGGGCTTGATCGAGGCGTTGCGCAACGGCGATGCCGAACGCGCCGTGCAGTTGCTGCAGACGCATCTCGAACAGACCCGCCGCCTGGCGCTGAGCAGCTTGGCGGGCAATAGCCTGGAGAATACCGCACCATGA
- a CDS encoding OsmC family protein: protein MSRYSARITWQQHDGDDFTGLRYSRVHRWDFDGGAAIAGSPSPQNVRAPYSDAAAVDPEEALLAAISSCHMLCFLYRAARAGYEVASYDDAAEAVLEATAPGATPWMTRAILRPSIRFSGTKIPDDAAVAALHEAAHGDCYIAHSVKTAIQVAGSWEHILRENGAGGGN from the coding sequence ATGAGCCGCTACAGCGCCCGCATCACCTGGCAGCAGCACGACGGCGACGACTTCACGGGCTTGCGCTACAGCCGCGTGCATCGCTGGGATTTCGATGGCGGCGCGGCAATCGCCGGCTCGCCCTCGCCGCAGAATGTGCGCGCGCCCTACAGCGATGCCGCCGCCGTCGATCCCGAGGAGGCGCTGCTGGCGGCGATTTCCTCCTGCCACATGCTGTGCTTCCTCTACCGCGCCGCCCGCGCCGGCTATGAAGTGGCGAGCTATGACGACGCGGCGGAAGCCGTGCTGGAAGCCACCGCACCGGGCGCCACGCCATGGATGACCCGCGCCATCCTCAGGCCCAGCATCCGCTTCTCGGGCACGAAGATCCCCGACGACGCGGCGGTGGCCGCGCTGCACGAAGCGGCGCATGGCGACTGCTACATCGCCCATAGCGTCAAGACCGCCATTCAAGTGGCGGGAAGCTGGGAACACATATTGAGGGAAAATGGTGCCGGCGGAGGGAATTGA
- a CDS encoding heme biosynthesis HemY N-terminal domain-containing protein yields MLRWLLIVLPLMALAAFAAWVADQPGTLRLTWLGYEIAAPAPLIVGAIALLGFAVFLLSWMIAWAAALPQRRALKRQARGQAAFAAGMVAVAAGEADRAAKLAGKAAGYLEDQTLARLLEAHAAQLKNDGPASQRAFAALAADPATAFLGVRGLLADARQRGDREQALQLAKRASALRPTSPVAAEAEIRLLLESGDWAGAGARLDAAQARKAVSKAAAGLLRAKLDLADAAEAAASGAPLEAWRKAEKLGKALPDHAGRLAVLARAADTGALQQRAQDMLRRLWPQQPSVALARLWLDLEAAAKREPTIARQRAEAFINANPDAPPSQLLLAEMALNTRDYAAARQALSLFPASDSWSAGLRARLAEESEGDAAAADRWRELARQMEPWRCEACGAGHPAWAMRCTACGGFDSIQPAPMQPGQAPTGAPPILLDGPKG; encoded by the coding sequence ATGTTGCGCTGGCTGCTCATCGTATTGCCGCTGATGGCGCTGGCGGCTTTTGCCGCCTGGGTCGCCGATCAGCCCGGCACGCTGCGCCTCACCTGGCTCGGCTATGAAATCGCGGCACCGGCGCCCCTCATCGTTGGCGCCATCGCCTTGCTCGGCTTCGCGGTGTTTCTCTTAAGCTGGATGATCGCCTGGGCGGCGGCCTTGCCGCAGCGGCGGGCCTTGAAGCGTCAGGCGCGCGGTCAGGCGGCTTTTGCTGCCGGCATGGTGGCGGTGGCGGCTGGCGAGGCCGATCGCGCCGCCAAGCTTGCCGGCAAGGCGGCGGGCTACCTGGAAGATCAGACGCTGGCCCGCTTGCTCGAAGCCCATGCGGCGCAGCTTAAAAATGATGGCCCCGCCAGCCAGCGCGCCTTCGCGGCGCTCGCCGCCGATCCGGCCACGGCGTTTCTTGGCGTGCGCGGCCTGCTCGCCGATGCGCGTCAGCGCGGCGACCGTGAACAGGCCTTGCAATTAGCGAAACGCGCCTCGGCCTTGCGCCCCACCTCGCCGGTGGCCGCCGAAGCCGAAATCCGCCTGCTGCTCGAAAGCGGCGACTGGGCCGGCGCCGGCGCCCGGCTCGATGCCGCCCAGGCGCGCAAGGCGGTAAGCAAGGCCGCCGCCGGCCTGCTGCGCGCCAAGCTCGATCTCGCCGATGCGGCGGAAGCGGCGGCCAGTGGGGCGCCGCTCGAAGCCTGGCGCAAGGCGGAAAAGCTCGGCAAGGCGCTGCCCGATCATGCCGGCCGGCTGGCGGTGCTGGCGCGCGCCGCCGATACCGGTGCCTTGCAGCAGCGGGCGCAGGATATGCTGCGCCGGCTCTGGCCGCAGCAGCCCAGTGTTGCGCTGGCGCGGCTCTGGCTCGATCTCGAAGCGGCTGCAAAGCGCGAGCCGACGATTGCGCGCCAGCGCGCCGAAGCCTTCATCAATGCCAATCCCGATGCGCCGCCGAGCCAGCTTTTGCTGGCCGAAATGGCGCTGAATACCCGCGACTATGCCGCCGCGCGCCAGGCGCTCAGCCTGTTCCCGGCCAGTGACTCATGGAGTGCCGGCCTGCGCGCCCGGCTGGCAGAGGAAAGCGAGGGCGATGCGGCGGCGGCTGACCGCTGGCGCGAACTCGCCCGCCAGATGGAGCCATGGCGCTGCGAAGCCTGTGGCGCCGGCCATCCCGCCTGGGCGATGCGCTGCACCGCCTGTGGCGGCTTCGACAGTATCCAGCCGGCGCCGATGCAACCCGGCCAGGCTCCCACTGGTGCCCCGCCGATCCTGCTGGATGGCCCGAAAGGCTGA
- a CDS encoding COG4223 family protein: MMSEKQDKSGATIIDAEVEALPPKPSFLAKLGRWLLLGLIAVAFCVAVAAGYHFYTTQSAPVAVKPATTPLGAPPPVVTLPAPVTPPVQAPAADTAKLQDLERRLSALSASLERLQQLPGSAADADRVAALEEAVKAQAQAQTKAIADAVAEARKSGAEALRLAEAAITGQAQFDQKLADLTRARAADLRQPVALLLAWQSLRDRAARGSGFVAEANAVAPLLGATPPAAVREAFTAVQAFAASGAPTETALAGSFASVMEAQQKEALPATADDAAQSWWQRALNKLSNLVTIRRVGGDAADGGSDKLSTAAGLLERGDLAGAQAALEGLHAGAALTAWRGGAEARLKLDAALERMQAALRDHFAAAP, from the coding sequence ATGATGAGCGAGAAGCAGGACAAGTCCGGCGCCACCATCATCGATGCCGAAGTGGAGGCGTTGCCGCCGAAGCCGAGCTTTCTCGCCAAGCTCGGCCGCTGGCTGCTGCTCGGGCTGATCGCCGTGGCCTTCTGCGTCGCCGTTGCCGCCGGCTATCATTTCTATACCACGCAGTCTGCCCCTGTCGCGGTGAAGCCGGCCACCACCCCGCTTGGCGCGCCACCCCCTGTCGTCACGCTTCCCGCGCCCGTCACCCCGCCGGTTCAGGCACCCGCTGCCGATACCGCGAAATTGCAGGATCTGGAGCGCCGGCTCAGCGCCCTTTCCGCCAGCCTGGAGCGGCTGCAACAATTGCCGGGCAGCGCCGCCGATGCCGATCGTGTCGCAGCGCTTGAAGAAGCCGTGAAGGCGCAGGCGCAAGCCCAGACCAAGGCGATTGCCGATGCCGTCGCCGAAGCGCGCAAGAGCGGCGCGGAAGCTTTGCGGCTGGCTGAAGCCGCGATCACCGGGCAGGCGCAGTTCGATCAGAAACTCGCCGATCTCACTCGTGCCCGCGCCGCCGATCTGCGTCAGCCGGTGGCGTTGCTGCTGGCCTGGCAGAGCCTGCGCGACCGCGCCGCGCGCGGCAGCGGCTTCGTTGCCGAGGCCAATGCGGTGGCGCCTTTGCTGGGCGCCACGCCGCCGGCCGCGGTGCGTGAGGCTTTCACCGCCGTACAGGCTTTCGCAGCCTCCGGTGCGCCGACCGAAACGGCCCTGGCCGGCAGCTTCGCCTCCGTGATGGAAGCGCAGCAGAAGGAAGCGCTGCCGGCGACAGCCGATGATGCCGCGCAGAGCTGGTGGCAGCGCGCGCTGAATAAACTCTCCAATCTGGTCACCATTCGCCGCGTCGGCGGCGATGCGGCGGATGGCGGCAGCGATAAACTCAGCACCGCCGCTGGCCTTCTGGAACGCGGCGACCTTGCCGGTGCGCAAGCCGCACTCGAGGGCCTGCATGCCGGCGCGGCATTGACCGCTTGGCGCGGCGGCGCCGAGGCGCGGCTGAAACTGGACGCGGCGCTTGAGCGCATGCAGGCGGCGTTGCGCGACCATTTCGCCGCGGCGCCGTAG
- a CDS encoding uroporphyrinogen-III synthase: MRTRLLLTRPEEDATRLRRDLEARGFAIDTAPLLSIQPLPAPSLLNGVSLEGISGLLVTSANGLRAFTAQSARRDLTVYAVGEASARAATAAGFAEVQAAGGDVASLAALVREKADPAQGGLLHVAGETLAGDLKGMLEAAGFQVARVTLYRAEAATTLPDAVSDALQRGEYDGVLFFSPRTAATFAKLAQNMASGRITAYCLSAAVAQALADLPWRRVAVAASPSEAALLALLEEES, encoded by the coding sequence ATGCGCACCCGGCTGCTGCTCACGCGCCCGGAGGAAGATGCCACAAGGCTGCGGCGCGATCTCGAGGCGCGCGGCTTCGCCATCGATACCGCGCCGCTGCTCAGCATCCAGCCGCTGCCGGCCCCATCACTACTCAATGGCGTTTCGCTCGAAGGCATTTCCGGCCTGCTCGTCACCTCGGCGAATGGCCTGCGGGCCTTCACAGCGCAATCGGCGCGGCGCGACCTTACGGTCTATGCCGTCGGCGAGGCCAGCGCGCGGGCGGCAACGGCGGCGGGCTTCGCCGAGGTGCAGGCGGCCGGCGGCGATGTGGCGAGCCTCGCCGCCCTGGTGCGGGAAAAGGCCGATCCGGCGCAGGGCGGTCTGCTGCATGTGGCGGGCGAAACGCTGGCCGGCGACCTCAAGGGCATGCTGGAGGCGGCCGGGTTCCAGGTCGCGCGGGTCACGCTCTACCGTGCCGAGGCCGCCACCACGCTCCCTGATGCCGTGTCTGACGCCTTGCAGCGGGGCGAATATGACGGCGTGCTGTTCTTCTCGCCGCGCACGGCGGCCACCTTTGCCAAGCTGGCCCAAAATATGGCATCCGGGCGCATCACGGCGTATTGTCTCAGTGCCGCCGTGGCCCAGGCCTTGGCCGATCTGCCCTGGCGGCGTGTGGCTGTGGCGGCTTCGCCCAGCGAGGCGGCCTTGCTCGCCCTGCTCGAAGAGGAGTCATGA
- the hemC gene encoding hydroxymethylbilane synthase, whose product MMVPHQGKALLTIGTRGSPLALAQAHETRQRLLSAHADLAEADIAISIIKTSGDRIQDRALSEAGGKGLFTKEIEEGLLDGSVDLAVHSMKDMPTQLPAGLIMAAYLPREDPRDVLLAASPTSFDDLPRGAVVGTSSLRRKAFLLARRPDLEVVNFRGNVQTRLGRLAEGRVAATFLALAGLRRLNILPGGMTVLPPSVMLPAVAQGAIGIECRENDARVLTLLKPLDDAPTRRRVEAERSLLAILDGSCRTPIAALAELQDDGSMRLRAAIARPDGSELLETERQGQDGVAMGQDAGDELKRRAGPDFFNLP is encoded by the coding sequence ATGATGGTCCCGCATCAAGGCAAGGCCCTGCTCACCATCGGCACGCGCGGCTCGCCGCTGGCGCTGGCCCAGGCGCATGAAACCCGCCAGCGCCTGCTCAGCGCCCATGCCGATCTGGCGGAAGCCGATATCGCCATCTCGATCATCAAGACCAGCGGCGACCGCATTCAGGACCGTGCACTGTCGGAAGCCGGCGGCAAGGGCCTGTTCACCAAGGAGATCGAGGAAGGGCTGCTGGATGGCAGCGTCGATCTGGCCGTGCATTCGATGAAGGACATGCCGACGCAGTTGCCCGCCGGCCTGATCATGGCCGCCTATCTGCCACGGGAAGACCCGCGCGATGTGCTGCTGGCGGCATCGCCCACCAGTTTCGATGATCTGCCGCGCGGTGCGGTGGTCGGCACCTCGTCGCTGCGGCGCAAGGCTTTCCTGCTGGCCCGCCGTCCCGATCTCGAGGTGGTGAATTTCCGTGGCAATGTGCAGACACGCTTGGGTCGCCTGGCGGAAGGCCGCGTCGCCGCCACCTTCCTCGCCCTGGCCGGCCTGCGGCGGCTGAATATCCTGCCCGGAGGCATGACCGTGCTGCCGCCCTCGGTGATGCTGCCGGCGGTGGCGCAGGGCGCCATTGGCATCGAATGCCGCGAGAATGATGCCCGCGTGCTGACGTTGCTCAAACCGCTCGACGATGCGCCGACGCGCCGCCGCGTCGAGGCCGAGCGCAGCCTGCTCGCCATCCTCGATGGTTCCTGCCGCACGCCAATTGCGGCATTGGCGGAATTGCAGGATGACGGCTCGATGCGCCTGCGCGCCGCCATCGCGCGGCCCGATGGCAGCGAACTGCTCGAAACCGAACGCCAGGGCCAGGATGGCGTGGCAATGGGCCAGGATGCCGGCGATGAATTGAAGCGCCGGGCCGGCCCGGATTTTTTCAACCTCCCCTGA
- the tsaD gene encoding tRNA (adenosine(37)-N6)-threonylcarbamoyltransferase complex transferase subunit TsaD, whose product MLVLGIETSCDETACAVVRDNAAPADRILSHSLFSQVREHAPYGGVVPEIASRAHIEHLDFLVDEALKSAGIELDQVDAIAATAGPGLIGGVMVGLMTAKALAYATGKPLIAVNHLEGHALSARLSDDTPFPYLLLLVSGGHCQFLAVEEVGRYQRLGTTIDDAVGEAFDKTAKLLGLGYPGGPAIERLARQGDAQRFPLPRPLKGKPGCDFSFSGLKTAVRLVLESLGDSPAEQDKADLAASFQAAVLDVIIDRTRHAIAAFDSIHGSKGRHLVVAGGVAANAALRDSLRQLAEKSGMSLSVPPPRLCTDNGAMIAWVGLERLRRGLTDGLDVSARARWPLDPAAEAKPFAGAKA is encoded by the coding sequence ATGCTTGTTCTGGGTATCGAGACCAGTTGCGACGAAACCGCCTGCGCCGTGGTGCGCGACAACGCGGCGCCGGCCGACCGTATCCTTTCCCATAGCCTGTTTTCGCAGGTGAGGGAACACGCGCCCTATGGCGGCGTGGTGCCGGAAATCGCCTCCCGCGCCCATATCGAGCATCTCGATTTCCTGGTGGACGAAGCGCTGAAATCCGCCGGAATCGAGCTGGATCAGGTGGATGCCATCGCCGCCACCGCCGGGCCGGGCCTGATCGGCGGCGTGATGGTGGGGCTGATGACCGCCAAGGCGCTGGCCTATGCAACCGGCAAGCCGCTGATCGCCGTGAACCACCTGGAGGGCCATGCGCTCTCCGCCCGGCTGTCGGATGACACGCCGTTCCCCTATCTGCTGCTGCTGGTTTCCGGCGGCCATTGCCAGTTCCTCGCCGTCGAGGAGGTCGGCCGCTACCAGCGGCTTGGCACCACCATCGACGATGCCGTGGGCGAGGCGTTCGACAAGACCGCCAAGCTGCTCGGCCTCGGCTATCCCGGCGGCCCGGCCATTGAGCGGCTGGCCCGCCAGGGCGATGCGCAGCGGTTTCCGCTGCCGCGCCCGCTCAAGGGCAAACCGGGCTGCGATTTCAGCTTTTCCGGCCTCAAGACCGCCGTGCGCCTGGTGCTGGAAAGCCTTGGCGATAGCCCTGCCGAACAGGACAAGGCCGATCTGGCGGCGAGCTTCCAGGCGGCGGTGCTGGATGTGATCATCGACCGCACGCGCCATGCCATCGCTGCCTTCGACAGCATCCACGGCTCGAAAGGCCGTCATCTGGTGGTGGCCGGCGGCGTGGCAGCCAACGCGGCGTTGCGCGACAGCCTGCGCCAGCTCGCGGAAAAAAGCGGCATGAGCCTGAGCGTGCCGCCGCCCCGGCTCTGCACCGATAATGGTGCCATGATCGCCTGGGTCGGCCTGGAACGCCTGCGCCGTGGCCTCACCGATGGCCTTGACGTCTCCGCCCGCGCCCGCTGGCCGCTGGATCCGGCAGCGGAAGCCAAGCCCTTCGCCGGCGCTAAAGCATGA